A genomic stretch from Caulobacter sp. FWC2 includes:
- a CDS encoding ABC transporter ATP-binding protein: MTDAFEDEDEIGARKRALSNRQVLGFVARFWKRRPVLFGLGVSLTLLAIAFDLALPYASGHLVDTVTSKPRGDAGAWQALGVFVGVYFAFAVIRNIAHRFWIPLAARNMEEMTNEGFAKVQAFSSDWHADSFAGATVRKLTRAMWGYDSVTDAVTIWLGPGIIVLVGLSIGMLLRQPLAGAVSLVVVVAYLSVNLWITERYVRPSNLRSNALDSQIGGALADAVTSNPTVKSFGAEQREAARLAEVTAAWRDAVMVTWSRFTDVWLGQNLLLVVLQAGLTGSMVWGWTQGTATPGDVAFAITAFMLMSGYLRNLGENIRMLQKGIDDTEDVAAWTRLSPQIADAPGAPDFKPGAGAIEFRDVTFRYKAAGAPLYDHFSLKIAPGERVALVGPTGSGKSTFVKLVQRLHDLQDGAVVIDGQDVSQVTQASLRRAIAVVPQDPALFHRSLYENIAYGKPGATREEVEAAAKKARAHDFILRLPKGYDTLVGERGIKLSGGERQRVAIARAFLTDAPILVLDEATSSLDVETEGQVQVAAEALMEGRTTIVIAHRLSTVRGADRILVFQGGRVVEEGRHAELTAQGGVYARLNAISAGVV; the protein is encoded by the coding sequence ATGACCGACGCTTTCGAGGATGAAGACGAGATCGGCGCCCGCAAGCGCGCGCTGTCCAACCGCCAGGTGCTGGGCTTCGTGGCCCGGTTCTGGAAGCGGCGGCCGGTCCTGTTTGGACTCGGCGTCAGTCTGACCCTGCTGGCGATCGCCTTCGACCTGGCCCTGCCCTACGCCTCGGGGCACCTGGTCGACACCGTCACCAGCAAGCCGCGCGGCGACGCCGGCGCCTGGCAGGCGCTGGGCGTCTTCGTCGGCGTCTATTTCGCCTTCGCGGTGATCCGCAACATCGCCCACCGGTTCTGGATCCCGCTGGCGGCCCGGAACATGGAGGAGATGACCAACGAGGGCTTCGCGAAGGTCCAGGCCTTCTCGTCCGACTGGCATGCTGACAGCTTCGCCGGCGCGACCGTGCGCAAGCTGACCCGCGCCATGTGGGGCTATGACAGCGTCACCGACGCGGTGACCATCTGGCTGGGGCCGGGGATCATCGTGCTGGTCGGCCTGTCGATCGGCATGCTGCTGCGCCAGCCGCTGGCCGGCGCGGTGTCGCTGGTCGTGGTGGTGGCCTATCTGTCGGTGAACCTGTGGATCACCGAGCGCTATGTGCGGCCCAGCAACCTGCGCTCCAACGCCCTGGACTCCCAGATCGGCGGAGCCCTGGCCGACGCCGTGACCTCCAACCCGACCGTCAAGAGCTTCGGCGCCGAACAGCGCGAGGCCGCGCGGCTGGCCGAGGTCACCGCCGCCTGGCGCGACGCGGTCATGGTCACCTGGAGCCGCTTCACCGACGTCTGGCTGGGGCAGAACCTGTTGCTGGTCGTGCTGCAAGCAGGCCTGACCGGCTCGATGGTCTGGGGCTGGACTCAAGGCACGGCCACGCCGGGCGACGTCGCCTTCGCCATCACCGCCTTCATGCTGATGAGCGGCTATCTGCGGAACTTGGGCGAGAACATCCGCATGCTCCAGAAGGGCATCGACGACACCGAGGATGTCGCGGCCTGGACGCGCCTTTCGCCGCAGATCGCCGACGCCCCCGGCGCGCCGGACTTCAAGCCGGGCGCGGGCGCGATCGAATTCCGCGATGTGACCTTCCGCTACAAGGCGGCGGGCGCGCCGCTGTACGACCACTTCAGCCTGAAGATCGCGCCCGGCGAGCGGGTGGCGCTGGTCGGGCCGACGGGCTCGGGCAAGTCGACCTTCGTCAAGCTGGTCCAGCGCCTGCATGACCTGCAGGACGGGGCGGTGGTGATCGACGGCCAGGACGTCTCGCAGGTCACCCAGGCCAGCTTGCGCCGCGCCATCGCGGTGGTGCCGCAGGACCCGGCCCTGTTCCACCGCTCGCTCTATGAGAACATAGCCTACGGCAAGCCTGGCGCGACCCGCGAGGAGGTCGAGGCGGCGGCGAAGAAGGCCCGCGCCCACGACTTCATCCTGCGCCTGCCCAAGGGCTATGACACTCTGGTGGGCGAGCGGGGCATCAAGCTGTCGGGCGGCGAGCGCCAGCGCGTGGCCATCGCCCGCGCCTTCCTGACCGACGCCCCCATTCTTGTCCTGGACGAAGCGACCTCGTCCCTGGACGTCGAGACCGAGGGCCAGGTCCAGGTCGCCGCCGAGGCGTTGATGGAGGGGCGGACCACGATCGTCATCGCCCACCGCCTGTCGACCGTGCGCGGCGCCGACCGCATCCTGGTCTTCCAGGGCGGCCGCGTCGTCGAGGAAGGCCGCCACGCCGAGCTGACGGCGCAGGGCGGGGTCTATGCCCGGCTGAACGCGATCAGCGCGGGGGTGGTTTAG
- a CDS encoding iron chaperone, with amino-acid sequence MMKPPAASIDDYLSKLPLEQRTALETLRGQIRAVVPQAEETISYGLPTFKLNGNLVHFGAAAKHCAFYPGAVMDHFADRLAGFETAKGTIRFQPAAPLPPDLIHDIVAFRVVQNLEIAAERAARKAR; translated from the coding sequence ATGATGAAACCCCCCGCCGCATCCATCGACGACTACCTGTCCAAGCTGCCCCTTGAGCAGCGGACGGCCCTGGAGACCCTGCGCGGCCAGATACGCGCGGTGGTCCCGCAGGCCGAAGAGACGATCAGCTATGGCCTGCCCACCTTCAAGCTGAACGGCAATCTCGTGCACTTCGGCGCGGCGGCCAAGCACTGCGCCTTCTATCCGGGGGCGGTGATGGATCATTTCGCCGACCGCCTTGCCGGCTTCGAAACCGCCAAGGGCACGATCCGCTTCCAGCCGGCCGCGCCGCTGCCGCCGGACCTGATCCACGACATCGTCGCCTTCCGCGTCGTCCAGAACCTGGAGATCGCCGCCGAGCGCGCGGCGCGGAAGGCGCGCTAG
- a CDS encoding lysozyme inhibitor LprI family protein, whose protein sequence is MRRLIPALVLTAVCAAAAPAAAASFDCRKARAADEKAICANRDLNDQDVRMDQLYGITRHLVPMGGRGAIMDDQRAWLAARKACGGNQACLARSYDNRIRQLNTVMDRVYSQGPF, encoded by the coding sequence ATGCGCCGACTGATCCCCGCTCTCGTTCTGACCGCTGTCTGCGCCGCCGCCGCCCCCGCCGCCGCCGCCAGCTTCGACTGCCGCAAGGCCCGTGCCGCCGACGAGAAGGCGATCTGCGCCAACCGCGACCTCAACGACCAGGACGTGCGGATGGACCAGCTCTACGGCATCACGCGCCACCTCGTGCCGATGGGCGGTCGCGGCGCTATCATGGACGACCAGCGCGCCTGGCTCGCGGCCCGCAAGGCCTGCGGCGGCAACCAGGCCTGCCTGGCGCGCAGCTACGACAACCGCATCCGGCAGCTGAACACGGTCATGGACCGCGTCTACAGCCAGGGGCCGTTCTAG
- a CDS encoding DUF4153 domain-containing protein — translation MTTTDAATPRKAAAIRLAIGLAQGIALFLLQKADESKAWPATVPMLYAPLLVCVLMVPLLPLAALSAMRRATLIAWTALAAGLTAILAVHAAWTGAEPQRLGAGPLSPPIFIAAAAPLFIAHHLVQPADAARKPVAPYADYFDLAWTNLIRLFLSLAFTGAFWLLLFLAGALFKLIGVQAIQKLIGETAFAFPATGLMFAAAVHMAVQLTEARAGLVRGVRTVGLTLLAWLSPLMVVIAAGFLATLPFTGLAPLWGTKAAASLLLSAAAALIILINAAYQDGIEPPSTIPRWAARIAGLLLIPIVILAAYALWLRVDQYGLTPDRVFATAYLVVAIGFTVGYALAALKPGPWMKTLEPTNLIMAAVSVLLLIALFTPISDPARLSVGSQVKRLESGKVTAEEFDFQFLRFDSGRYGRDGLERLKANPNADVAKRAREAFSLTAKTYPKLDKPEFSKVTVYPAGKVLPESFRKQDWPAETGSPCIASGSECPAVLLDIDGDGTDEVLLGAGASFDIFKADTTGTWRKIAEASSACDVGSLAERLKSDAPRLSDPEEHRDLIVGGKRLSIRPADPGCGELRTILTPKP, via the coding sequence ATGACCACGACCGACGCCGCGACGCCGCGCAAGGCGGCCGCGATCCGCCTGGCCATCGGCCTGGCCCAGGGCATCGCCCTCTTCCTGCTGCAGAAGGCCGACGAGTCCAAGGCGTGGCCGGCGACCGTACCGATGCTCTATGCGCCGTTGCTGGTCTGCGTCCTGATGGTCCCGTTGCTTCCGCTGGCTGCGCTCTCGGCCATGCGGCGCGCGACGCTGATCGCCTGGACCGCCCTCGCGGCCGGCCTGACCGCGATCCTGGCCGTCCACGCCGCCTGGACGGGAGCCGAGCCCCAGCGCCTGGGCGCTGGCCCGCTATCGCCGCCGATCTTCATCGCCGCGGCCGCCCCGCTGTTCATCGCCCACCATCTGGTCCAGCCGGCCGACGCCGCCCGCAAGCCGGTCGCGCCCTATGCGGACTATTTCGATCTGGCCTGGACCAACCTCATCCGGCTGTTCCTCTCGCTGGCCTTCACCGGCGCCTTCTGGCTGCTGCTGTTCCTGGCCGGGGCGCTGTTCAAGCTGATCGGCGTCCAGGCGATCCAGAAGCTGATCGGCGAGACGGCCTTCGCCTTCCCGGCCACCGGCCTGATGTTCGCCGCCGCCGTCCACATGGCCGTGCAACTGACCGAGGCCCGCGCCGGCCTGGTGCGCGGCGTGAGGACCGTCGGCCTGACCCTGCTGGCCTGGCTGTCGCCGCTGATGGTGGTGATCGCCGCCGGCTTCCTGGCCACCCTCCCCTTCACGGGCCTGGCGCCGCTATGGGGCACCAAGGCCGCCGCGAGCTTGCTTCTGTCGGCCGCCGCCGCCCTGATCATCCTGATCAACGCCGCCTATCAGGACGGGATCGAGCCGCCCTCGACGATCCCGCGCTGGGCCGCGCGGATCGCGGGCCTGCTGCTGATCCCGATCGTGATCCTGGCCGCCTACGCCCTGTGGCTGCGGGTCGACCAGTATGGCCTGACGCCCGACCGGGTGTTCGCCACGGCCTATCTGGTGGTCGCGATCGGCTTCACGGTCGGCTACGCGCTCGCCGCTCTGAAGCCAGGCCCATGGATGAAGACCCTGGAGCCGACCAACCTGATCATGGCCGCCGTCTCGGTGTTGCTCCTGATCGCGCTGTTCACGCCGATCTCCGATCCGGCGCGACTGTCGGTGGGCAGCCAGGTCAAACGTCTAGAGAGCGGCAAGGTCACGGCCGAGGAGTTCGACTTCCAGTTCCTGCGCTTCGACAGCGGGCGGTATGGGCGCGATGGGCTGGAGCGGCTGAAGGCAAATCCAAATGCCGACGTCGCCAAACGCGCCCGCGAGGCTTTTAGCCTAACCGCCAAAACCTATCCGAAACTGGACAAGCCAGAATTCTCCAAGGTCACGGTCTATCCGGCGGGCAAAGTGCTTCCCGAAAGCTTCCGGAAGCAAGATTGGCCGGCGGAAACCGGCTCTCCCTGCATCGCTTCCGGGTCGGAATGCCCGGCCGTGCTACTTGATATCGACGGCGATGGAACGGACGAGGTTTTGCTCGGGGCTGGCGCGTCGTTCGACATCTTCAAAGCTGACACGACGGGCACATGGCGCAAGATCGCCGAGGCCTCATCGGCTTGCGATGTCGGCAGCTTGGCCGAACGGCTCAAAAGCGACGCTCCGCGACTGAGCGATCCCGAAGAACATCGCGATCTCATTGTCGGCGGCAAGAGGCTCTCTATCCGGCCCGCCGACCCGGGGTGCGGCGAACTACGGACGATCCTAACGCCAAAGCCCTAA
- the ubiA gene encoding 4-hydroxybenzoate octaprenyltransferase: protein MTATTILPDAVATNWVDRHAPERLRPWLKLGRFDRPAGIWLLMLPGWQGIALAAAEQGRWPNPWLLLAVFVGAALMRAAGCAFNDIVDRDFDAQVARTAMRPIPAGLITVKQAWLFLVGCSLVSLLILLTLGWVAIGLGVLSLGLVAGYPFMKRITWWPQAWLGLTFNWGALLGYAAATHHLSWSAALLYASGIFWTLGYDTIYAIQDIEDDALAGIKSSTRRLGDHVQIGVAGFYLASFVCVVAAGWVGNIGPLFLPLAAFFALHLSRQAAAVRVDDGQGALKLFKSNAVAGLIVFAGLVAGLWKPGVRF, encoded by the coding sequence ATGACCGCCACCACTATTCTCCCCGACGCCGTCGCGACCAACTGGGTTGACCGCCACGCGCCCGAGCGCCTGCGGCCCTGGCTCAAGCTGGGTCGGTTCGACCGGCCGGCGGGGATCTGGCTGCTGATGCTGCCGGGCTGGCAAGGCATCGCCCTGGCCGCCGCCGAGCAGGGCCGCTGGCCCAATCCGTGGCTGCTGCTGGCGGTGTTCGTCGGCGCGGCCCTGATGCGCGCCGCCGGCTGCGCGTTCAACGACATCGTCGACCGCGACTTCGACGCCCAGGTGGCCCGCACCGCCATGCGCCCGATCCCGGCCGGGCTGATCACCGTCAAGCAGGCGTGGCTGTTCCTGGTGGGCTGCAGCCTGGTCAGTCTGCTCATCCTGCTGACCCTGGGCTGGGTGGCGATCGGGCTGGGCGTTCTGTCGCTAGGCCTCGTGGCCGGCTATCCCTTCATGAAGCGGATCACCTGGTGGCCGCAGGCCTGGCTGGGCCTGACCTTCAATTGGGGCGCCCTGCTGGGCTACGCCGCCGCCACGCATCACCTGTCCTGGTCGGCCGCCCTGCTTTACGCTTCGGGGATCTTCTGGACCCTGGGCTACGACACGATCTACGCGATCCAGGACATCGAGGACGACGCCCTGGCCGGCATCAAGTCCTCGACCCGACGTCTGGGCGATCACGTCCAGATCGGCGTGGCGGGCTTCTATCTGGCGTCGTTCGTCTGCGTGGTCGCGGCCGGCTGGGTTGGCAATATCGGGCCGCTGTTCCTGCCGCTGGCGGCCTTCTTCGCCCTGCACCTGTCGCGCCAGGCGGCCGCCGTCCGCGTCGACGACGGTCAAGGCGCGCTGAAGCTGTTCAAGTCCAACGCCGTGGCGGGGCTGATCGTGTTCGCCGGACTGGTCGCCGGGCTGTGGAAGCCGGGGGTGCGGTTCTAG
- a CDS encoding zinc/iron-chelating domain-containing protein, translating to MGDKSCGDCGMCCKLMGVEALQKPPHAWCGHFHKGAGCAIYADRPRSCADFACYWLKSEGLGDEWRPDRARFILHREDQGRRMVVEVDPASPEAWRKAPYHQTLRTWAARGAADGLTLNVLVGQRGFEIRPDRDIELGLVRTFAA from the coding sequence ATGGGCGACAAGAGCTGCGGCGATTGCGGCATGTGCTGCAAGCTGATGGGCGTGGAGGCTTTGCAAAAGCCGCCGCACGCCTGGTGCGGCCATTTCCACAAGGGCGCGGGCTGCGCGATCTATGCCGATCGCCCGAGGTCTTGCGCCGACTTCGCCTGCTACTGGCTCAAGAGCGAGGGCCTGGGCGACGAATGGCGGCCAGACCGGGCGCGCTTCATCCTGCACCGCGAGGACCAGGGCCGGCGCATGGTGGTCGAGGTCGATCCGGCCAGTCCCGAGGCCTGGCGCAAGGCGCCCTATCACCAGACCCTGCGGACCTGGGCCGCGCGCGGCGCCGCCGACGGCCTGACCCTGAACGTCCTGGTCGGCCAGCGCGGCTTCGAGATCCGTCCCGACCGCGACATCGAACTTGGCCTCGTCCGGACCTTCGCCGCATGA
- a CDS encoding DUF454 family protein, translated as MTPEPLRKSRRRLSRVERWALDGLGGALLATGAVGIVTPGMPTTVFWIGAVLCFLKTRPHAVRPMLRVPVVGPAILWFLRWRPFGGGRKRKRRAKRQG; from the coding sequence ATGACTCCTGAGCCTCTCCGAAAGTCGCGCCGCCGCCTGAGCCGCGTCGAGCGCTGGGCGCTGGACGGACTGGGCGGGGCGCTGCTGGCCACGGGCGCGGTGGGGATCGTCACGCCGGGCATGCCGACCACGGTGTTCTGGATCGGCGCGGTGCTGTGCTTCCTGAAGACCCGCCCTCACGCCGTGCGGCCGATGCTGCGCGTGCCGGTGGTCGGGCCGGCGATCCTGTGGTTCCTGCGCTGGCGACCCTTCGGCGGCGGGCGCAAGCGCAAGCGGCGGGCCAAACGACAGGGCTGA
- a CDS encoding VOC family protein, which translates to MREDGKIDYIEWPGGDLPATKSFYSAAFGWSFVDYGPDYVAFEGQGADGGFAKPQEGATDRPLVILYAHDLEAMLDKVTKAGGVITAPIFSFPGGRRFHFTDPSGNELGVWSATGVE; encoded by the coding sequence ATGCGTGAAGACGGCAAGATCGACTACATCGAATGGCCGGGCGGCGACCTGCCGGCGACCAAGAGCTTCTATTCGGCCGCCTTCGGCTGGAGCTTCGTCGACTACGGTCCCGACTATGTCGCCTTCGAGGGCCAGGGCGCCGATGGCGGGTTCGCCAAGCCGCAGGAGGGCGCGACCGATCGGCCGCTGGTCATCCTCTACGCCCATGACCTGGAAGCCATGCTCGACAAGGTGACCAAGGCCGGCGGCGTGATCACCGCCCCGATCTTCAGCTTCCCCGGCGGGCGCCGCTTCCACTTCACCGATCCGTCGGGCAATGAGCTGGGCGTTTGGAGCGCGACGGGGGTCGAGTAG
- a CDS encoding fatty acid desaturase family protein: MAVAPRVKPQDLFTPDEWTRISARSSWRGIWMVAHAWTVIIGAGALFVFFPNPLTYVLAVMLIGARQLGLAILMHEAAHGGLHPNLKVNDWLGEWLCAAPTGASLASYRPYHLTHHKYAQQAEDPDLILSAPFPTTRESLRRKIVRDLTGQTFFKQRFGPLLGKMKGDAPKGAIFAGEIARQRPFLLWNLGILIVLSAMGLWWAWLALWIVPMATWFPLVTRLRNIAEHALVAKDEPDPFRHARTTNANWIERALIAPYHVNFHAEHHLFMHTPCWNLPMAHQLLEKKGLTSGMLTAPGYLTVLKAASSKPVAA; encoded by the coding sequence ATGGCCGTCGCACCCCGCGTCAAACCGCAGGACCTGTTCACGCCCGACGAATGGACGCGGATCTCCGCGCGCTCGTCCTGGCGCGGCATTTGGATGGTCGCCCACGCCTGGACCGTGATCATCGGCGCCGGGGCGCTGTTCGTCTTCTTCCCCAATCCGCTGACCTACGTGCTGGCCGTGATGCTGATCGGGGCGCGGCAGCTGGGCTTGGCCATCCTGATGCATGAGGCCGCGCACGGCGGTCTGCATCCGAACCTCAAGGTCAATGACTGGCTGGGCGAGTGGCTGTGCGCCGCCCCGACCGGCGCGTCCCTGGCCAGCTACCGCCCCTATCACCTGACCCATCACAAGTACGCCCAGCAGGCCGAGGACCCGGACCTGATCCTGTCGGCCCCCTTCCCGACCACGCGGGAGTCCCTCCGCCGGAAGATCGTCCGCGACCTGACCGGCCAGACCTTCTTCAAGCAGCGCTTCGGGCCGTTGCTCGGAAAGATGAAGGGCGACGCCCCCAAGGGCGCGATCTTCGCCGGCGAGATTGCCCGGCAGAGGCCATTCCTGCTGTGGAACCTCGGCATCCTGATCGTGCTGTCGGCGATGGGACTCTGGTGGGCCTGGCTGGCGCTGTGGATCGTGCCGATGGCGACCTGGTTCCCGCTGGTCACCCGCCTGCGCAACATCGCCGAGCACGCCCTGGTGGCCAAGGACGAGCCCGACCCGTTTCGCCACGCCCGCACCACGAACGCCAACTGGATCGAGCGCGCCCTGATCGCGCCCTATCACGTCAACTTCCACGCCGAGCATCACCTGTTCATGCACACCCCGTGCTGGAACCTGCCGATGGCGCACCAGTTGCTGGAGAAGAAGGGCCTGACCTCCGGCATGCTGACCGCGCCGGGCTACCTCACCGTGCTGAAAGCGGCCTCGAGCAAACCGGTCGCCGCCTAG
- a CDS encoding S10 family peptidase: MKQSFRASVAALFVVAAIGGAPTAFAQEKGGDKPAAEAKSDLPAFPADKSVKQTATIGGKVVSYTATVGVLPVRDEKGKKVAEVVYTSYIVDGPRDPSRPITVAFNGGPGAASVYLNFALGPKRVQFGAEGDSPSSFSKLEDNPASWLDFTDLVFIDPVGTGFSRSLVSEEETKKRFYGVKQDIDYLSRIVFDYLVKTERLASPKYLVGESYGGFRGPRLAYELQTDLGVAVKGVVLVSPLLSSAGRASQEVSPLPAMWTLPSIAAAKLERDGKLTPESIKAVEDYTRGEYMVDLMKGSDPAALDRLTTKVSAMTGLDPVYVRRAGGRLETQSFLREVFRDKGRLGSRYDSNVTSLDPFPNAPEQEVNDPILDAIIAPTTSAIVDFTTRIVGWKPEARYEALSGNVNRLWDRGRGADTESVTDLRKVVSVDPKLKVLIVHGYNDLSCPFFASRLIVDAIPATANGRVTLSNYPGGHMFYSRPDSGAAFRRDVMALYAGK; encoded by the coding sequence ATGAAGCAGTCTTTCAGGGCCAGCGTAGCGGCCCTCTTTGTCGTCGCGGCGATCGGCGGCGCGCCCACGGCGTTCGCGCAGGAAAAGGGCGGTGACAAACCCGCCGCCGAGGCCAAGTCCGACCTGCCGGCGTTCCCGGCCGACAAGTCCGTCAAGCAGACGGCGACGATCGGCGGCAAGGTCGTCTCGTACACCGCGACGGTCGGCGTGCTGCCGGTGCGCGACGAGAAGGGCAAGAAGGTCGCCGAGGTGGTCTACACCTCCTACATCGTCGACGGCCCGCGCGACCCCAGCCGTCCGATCACGGTCGCCTTCAACGGCGGTCCCGGCGCGGCCTCGGTCTATCTGAACTTCGCCCTCGGCCCCAAGCGCGTGCAGTTCGGCGCGGAAGGCGACAGCCCCTCGTCGTTCAGCAAGCTGGAAGACAACCCCGCCAGCTGGCTGGACTTCACCGACCTCGTCTTCATCGACCCGGTTGGCACCGGCTTCTCGCGCTCGCTGGTCAGCGAGGAGGAGACCAAGAAACGCTTCTATGGCGTCAAGCAGGACATCGACTACCTGTCGCGCATCGTCTTCGACTACCTGGTCAAGACCGAGCGCCTGGCCTCGCCCAAGTATCTGGTCGGCGAAAGCTATGGCGGCTTCCGTGGCCCGCGTCTGGCCTATGAGCTGCAGACGGACCTGGGCGTCGCCGTGAAGGGCGTCGTGCTGGTCTCGCCGCTGCTGTCCAGCGCCGGCCGCGCCAGCCAGGAAGTCTCGCCCCTGCCGGCCATGTGGACCCTGCCGTCCATCGCCGCGGCCAAGCTGGAGCGCGACGGCAAGCTGACGCCCGAGAGCATCAAGGCCGTCGAGGACTATACGCGCGGCGAATACATGGTCGACCTGATGAAGGGCTCCGACCCCGCCGCCCTGGACCGCCTGACCACCAAGGTCTCGGCCATGACGGGCCTGGATCCGGTCTATGTCCGCCGCGCCGGCGGCCGCCTGGAGACCCAGTCGTTCCTGCGCGAGGTGTTCCGCGACAAGGGGCGCCTGGGCAGCCGCTACGACAGCAACGTCACCTCGCTGGATCCCTTCCCCAACGCGCCGGAGCAGGAGGTCAACGACCCGATCCTCGACGCGATCATCGCCCCGACCACCAGCGCCATCGTCGACTTCACCACCCGCATCGTCGGCTGGAAGCCGGAGGCCCGCTACGAAGCGCTGTCGGGCAACGTCAACCGCCTGTGGGATCGCGGTCGCGGCGCCGACACCGAGTCGGTCACCGACCTGCGCAAGGTCGTCTCGGTCGACCCGAAGCTGAAGGTGCTGATCGTGCACGGCTACAACGACCTGTCGTGCCCGTTCTTCGCCTCGCGCCTGATCGTCGACGCCATCCCGGCGACGGCCAACGGCCGCGTGACCCTGTCCAACTATCCGGGCGGGCACATGTTCTACAGCCGCCCCGACAGCGGCGCCGCGTTCCGCCGGGACGTCATGGCGCTGTACGCCGGGAAATAG
- the ppk2 gene encoding polyphosphate kinase 2: protein MSKRDDYENELTQLQLALIAMQMKAIKDGWKILVVFEGRDSAGKDGTIARVTEHLSKRATTVVALPKPTDRERSEWYFQRYVDYLPACGEAVIFNRSWYNRAGVERVMDFSTPEQQEQFLRDVPAFERMLVENGLRYVKFWLDITREEQAERLKVRREDPLKAFKTSDLDKVAEEKWDDYTKARDEMFMRTHSDVAPWICVRADHKKEARLNVIRWLLHAAGDKKLIKGVAKPDPSVIFSFEPAALKDGRLAR, encoded by the coding sequence ATGAGCAAGCGCGACGACTACGAGAACGAACTCACCCAGCTGCAGCTGGCCCTGATCGCCATGCAGATGAAGGCCATCAAGGATGGCTGGAAGATCCTGGTGGTGTTCGAAGGCCGCGACTCCGCCGGCAAGGACGGCACCATCGCCCGGGTCACCGAGCACCTGTCCAAGCGCGCGACCACGGTCGTGGCCCTGCCCAAGCCGACCGATCGCGAGCGCAGCGAGTGGTACTTCCAGCGCTATGTCGACTACCTGCCGGCCTGCGGCGAGGCGGTGATCTTCAACCGCTCCTGGTACAACCGGGCCGGGGTCGAACGGGTGATGGACTTCTCCACGCCCGAGCAGCAGGAGCAGTTCCTGCGCGACGTGCCGGCCTTCGAGCGGATGCTGGTCGAGAACGGCCTGCGCTACGTCAAGTTCTGGCTCGACATCACCCGCGAGGAGCAGGCCGAACGCCTGAAGGTCCGCCGCGAGGACCCGCTGAAGGCCTTCAAGACCAGCGACCTCGACAAGGTCGCCGAGGAAAAGTGGGACGACTACACCAAGGCCCGCGACGAGATGTTCATGCGCACCCACAGCGACGTTGCGCCGTGGATCTGCGTTCGCGCCGACCACAAGAAGGAAGCCCGGCTCAACGTCATCCGCTGGCTGCTGCACGCGGCTGGCGACAAGAAGCTGATCAAGGGCGTGGCCAAGCCGGATCCCAGCGTGATCTTCTCGTTCGAACCGGCGGCGCTGAAGGACGGGCGGCTGGCGCGCTAG
- a CDS encoding methyltransferase, with the protein MIVQTLAGRRAFIRDNTRFQATPHAPELSLHLADEITPIWTLTEEALEEIGLPPPFWAFAWAGGQALARYILDNPETVAGKRVIDFATGSGIVAIAAMKAGAASVLAADIDVFCEAAVGLNAEANGVVVAFTDINLLDAPPPEADVLLAGDICYEKPMAEAVMDWLRKGRAAGATVFIGDPGRTYFRKDDLVKLAEYQVETTRELEDFAVKRTSVWTLP; encoded by the coding sequence ATGATCGTCCAGACCCTGGCAGGCCGCCGCGCCTTCATCCGCGACAACACGCGCTTCCAGGCGACGCCACACGCGCCGGAGCTGTCGCTACACCTGGCCGACGAGATCACCCCGATCTGGACGCTGACCGAGGAAGCGCTGGAGGAGATCGGCCTGCCGCCGCCGTTCTGGGCCTTCGCCTGGGCGGGCGGCCAGGCCCTGGCGCGCTACATCCTCGACAACCCCGAGACCGTCGCCGGCAAGCGGGTCATCGACTTCGCCACAGGCTCGGGCATCGTCGCCATCGCGGCGATGAAGGCCGGCGCGGCCAGCGTGCTGGCCGCCGACATCGACGTCTTCTGCGAGGCTGCCGTCGGCCTGAACGCCGAGGCCAACGGCGTCGTGGTGGCCTTTACCGACATCAACCTGCTCGATGCTCCGCCGCCGGAAGCCGACGTCCTGCTGGCCGGCGACATCTGCTACGAAAAGCCCATGGCCGAGGCGGTGATGGACTGGCTGCGGAAAGGCCGGGCCGCCGGCGCGACGGTGTTCATCGGCGACCCGGGCCGCACCTACTTCCGCAAGGACGACCTGGTGAAACTGGCCGAGTACCAAGTCGAGACCACCCGCGAGCTCGAGGATTTCGCCGTGAAGCGCACCAGCGTCTGGACTCTGCCTTAG